The DNA window AAGGTCGACGCGCCCGGCATCGAGATCGATCAGGCCGGCGGAGGCGAGCAGCGTCGAGCTCTTGCCGGCGCCGGTCGGTCCGAGGAGCGCGAATATCTCGTTGTCATTGACGGTGAGGTCAAGGCCGCGAAGCGCCGTCTTTCCGCGATAGGACTTCTTCAGTCCCTTCAGTTGGAGCATTGGCCTGGGGGTCATGCCGCGACCTCCGCGTCGACACGCCGGCCGGTGGCGGCATCGAAAAACAGCAGGCCATCCGGATCGAAATGCACGCGCATCACGGAGCCCGATGGCGACCGGCGCTTGTCGACACCCTGGTGTATCGTGTCGCCGATGCGGAACGAGAAGAAGCGTTCGCGGCCGATGGAAAAGACATCGTCCACCGCGATCGCGACGCCGGCGGCCGGATCGTCGGTCAGGTGCACGTTTAGCGGGCGCACGCCGAGCTTCAACGGCCGCTTCGACGACAGGGCCCAGTCGGGAAGCCGGTCGCGCGCCGCAGTCAGCGTGACGTCGCTGTCGCCCAGCCGCAGGCCGCCCTCGACGGGCGCGAGGTCGATGAGGTTCATCGACGGCGAGCCGATGAACTGGCCGGCGAAGATGTCGACCGGTTCGAAGAACATGCGGTCAGGATTCGAGACCTGGACGATGCGGCTGTTGTTCATGAGCACGATGCGGTCGGCGAGCGACATGGCCTCGCGCTGGTCGTGCGTGACATAGATCGTGGTGACGCCGAGCTGGCGCTGCAGGTGCCCGAGCTCCCAGCGCATTTCCTCACGAAACTGCTCGTCGATCGCCGATAGCGGCTCGTCGAGCAGCAGGACGGCCGGATCGCGGATGACGGCACGCGCAAGCGCCACTTTCTGCCTTGCGCCGGGTGGCAGCGCGCCGGGATAGCGGGCAAGCTCGTCGCCGAGCTTGAAGATGTCGGTGACCCAGTCGAGCTTGCGCGTGATTTCGGCTCTCGCGACGCCCCGCGCCTTCAGCGGAAACACGATGTTTTCCTTGATGCTGAGATGCGGGTAGAGCGAAACGAACTGGAACACCATGGCGATGTTGCGCTCGCTGGCGCTCAGATCGTTGACGGCGGCACCGTCGAACAGCACGTCGCCGCTGGTTGCCTTCACCAGGCCCGCGATGCAGCGCAGGGTCGTCGTCTTGCCGCAGCCCGAGGGCCCGAGATAGACGACGAATTCGCCGTTCTTCACGGTCAGGCTGACGTCGTCCACCGCCTTGAAGGCGCCGAACTGGATGCTCAGGTTCCTGAGAGTGATCTCGGCCATCAGTATTTCTCGCCCATCTTGGTCAGGTGCCGGACAAGGATCATCGACAGACCGATAATGATGACCAGAAGAATGACCGCGAGCGCCGACGCCTCCCCGGTGTAGAAATAGCTGAATGCCGTCTTGGCCACCGAGAAGGATACCGTCTCCGTGCTCGACCCCGGACCGCCGCCTGTCAGCGCGACGAAAAGGTCGTACTGCTTGAAGCTGTCGATCAGGCGCAGGATCAGCGCGATGAACAGCACAGGCGCCGACATCGGCAGCGTGATGCGGAAGAAACGATAGGCGGGGCTGGCGCCGTCCACCTCGGCCGCCTCGTAAATGGTCTCGGGAATGCCGCGGAAGGCGGCGGTCGCCAGAAGCACGATGAAGGGCGTCCACATCCAGGTGTCGGCGGCCGCCGCCGCCCAGAGCGCCGGGCTGGTCTGGCCGAGCCAGTCGACCTTGCTGAAGCCGACCGACGACACCAGGAAATTGATGACGCCCCACTCCGAATTCAGCATGTAGCGCCACAGGAAGCCAACCACGACCGGGGACAGCATCATCGGCATCATCAGCATGGTGAAGATGACGTCGCGGCCACGGAAATTCTTCTGCATCTGGTAGCCGACGAAAATGCCGATCAGCATCTGCAGCGTGACGCAGATGAACACGAACTTGCCGGTGAATATGAAGCGGTCCCAGAGATCGGGATCCGAAAGCAGGAACTTGTAGTTGTTGAAGCCGACCGGCTTCATCGTGCCCTGGCGCAAGGCCGAGAAATTGAAGAACGAATAATAGATCAGCGAGAAGATCGGATAGGCGACCATGAATATCAGGATCGCCAGCGTCGGCGACAGGAAGCCGAAGATCATCATGCGGCCAGAGGAGCGCTTGCGCAGTTGCGTCTGCCGCGCCGCGTGAGCGGCGGCCTGCGCTTCGGGTGCAAGAGGCGTGTTGGTGGCAGTCATGGTCTACCTCCTTCCCAGCACGCCGAAGGTCATTCCCATCAGCAGATGTTTGCGGATGAGATAGAAGAAGATCAGCACGGGAATGATGAGGACGACGCCGGCCGCGCATATCTGCGTCCACTCGATGCCGGTTGCGCCGGAAGCGGCCGAAATCTTGACGGGCAGGGTCTTGGCCTGGGTGGTCGTCAGGATGGATGCGAAGGCGAACTCGTTCCAGGCGAAAATGAAGCAGAAGCCGGCGGTGGCGGCGATGCCGCCCTTCACCATTGGCAGCACCAGTTTGAGGAATGCGTACATGCGCGTGTAACCGTTGACGATGGCGATCTGCTCGACTTCCTTCGGCACGCCGTCGAAGAAACCCTTCATGATCCAGGTGGCCAGACCGACATTGGCGAAGATCGAGACGAGGACGAGGCCGATGCGCGTGTCGGCGAGCCCGAGCCGCGCGAACATCAGATGATAGAAGACGAGAACGGCTACAGGCGGCAGCATGCGGGTCGACAGGACGAAGAACATGAAGTCGCCCTTGCCGATGAAATTGAAGCGCGAGCAGACATAGCCGGCCAGCGTCCCGAAGAAGACGGCGAGCGACGTGCCGGCGACAGAGACGATGATGCTGTTGATCAACGAGTCGAGGACCCCGACCGCCGAAGCGCTGTCCTTGGCCGCACCGATGCCGAAGACCGCCTGGTAGCCGCTGAAGTCCGGCGTGAAGAAGAGTTTCGGCGGCATGGTGAAGAAATCCATGCGGCTCTTGAACGAGGACAAAAGCAGCCAGAAGATCGGGCCGACATTGTAGACCGTGTAGATGGCGAGCAATCCCAGCACCAGCCATCTGCCGGCAAGGTCCATCGTCGATGTCTTGGAGTGCGTCATGACGACCTGTCTTCGAGCCGGCGCGGTGCGGGCTCTGTTGCCTGGGACGGGATGAGAGAGGGCACGCGGAAGACGCTCCGCGTGCCCTTCGGGTCAAGGCGTTATTCGACGGGAACGACCGCGTCGACGCCAACCGGCGATATGACCTCGTCCGGCACTTCCGGGGTCTTGTCGCCACGCTTGATTTCGTATCCGGCGCGTTGGAGCGTGCGCTCGTTCTTTTCCGCGGCGTCCGAAAGCGCCTGCTGCACCGTCTTGGCGCCGGTGGCGGCGTTTGAGATCTCCTGCTGCAGCTCGTCGAGCAGCACCGGATATTCAGGCAGGTGCCAATAGTCGTTCAGGTATTGCAGCGCGGTGGAGAACTGCCGGTTGTAGGAATTCAACCCCTGCCAATCCGGGCTTTCCAGCACCTGCTTCAGGCCGGTCTGGCAGACGGCGGCATAGCGCTTCTGCTGCTCGGGCTGAAAATACCATTCCATGAACTTGGTCAGCTCGGGCAGTTTCTTGGAGTACTTGTTGATGCCCATGCCCTGGCCGCCGACCGAGAACTGGCGACGGAACTTCTTGTCGCGGCCGACCGCGCCCGGCAGAACCCCAAATGCGATCTTGTCGGCGAATTTGCTGACCTTGGGATCGACATTGGACCCGTTGAAATAGAACCACTGCATCGCCATGGCGACCTGGCCTTGCTGGATCGCGGTGTTGACCTCGTCGAAGCCCCAGTTGGTCGATCCGGGCGGACCATACTTGAACATATCGACATAGGCCTGCACCCCATCCACCGAAGCCGGCGAGTCGAGATAGCCCTTCACTTCCATCGTTTCCGGATTGTAGAGCTCGCCGCCGAACGACCAGAGGAAGGAGTTGGATGCCGTGGTCGCGAAGTCATAGTCGCGGCCGCCCATCTGGCCCCAGCCATAGAGCCCCTGGTCGGGACGCGTGAAGAACTCGGCCACCTGCTTGGCGTCCTGATAGGTCTGCGGCACCACCAGGTCCCTGCCGTACTTGGCCTTGAAGGCTTCCTTCTCCTTGGGATCCTCGAACAGGTCCTTGCGGTAGGTCAGGCCATAGGCATCCTGGTTGGCCGGCAGGCCGAAGAACTGCCCGGAGCCATCCGGATACTCGCCATAACGCGAGAGCGAAGCCGCCGGGAAGATGTCGGCCTTCAGGTAGGTCGACTTTTCGAAGATGTCATTGAGCTTGACGGCATGCTGGGCAAACTCGGCGGTGGACTGGCTGTCCCACATTGCGAAGTCGAAAGCGTCGCCCTGGATGGCGAATTCGGACGCGATCTTGTCGTGCCACTGCGGGCCATAGGGGACAAGCGCGGGCACGATCCTTACCGATTTGTCCGGATAGTCCTTGGCGATGGTGGTCAGCGCGTCGGCGCAAGTGCCTGCGTGCCAGACGAAAGTCAGGTCGGTGGCGCGGGCAGAACCCGCGGTTGCAGCGAGCGCGGCTGCAAGCGCTGCGGCTGACGTCAACAGACGCGTGCGCATGGCCATGTTCATGTTCTCCTCCACTTGTCAGTTCAAGGGGGCAATGGTCGGACCCGACCCTCTCCTACCCCTATCTGAAGCCTATGCATCGGCGTTATAAATATCAATAGAAAAGTTACAAACAGCACTTTTTGATGTTAAGTGTCTTCGCGCGGCTTGCACGAAACATTTGCTAACACGCCCATTCTGGTGCCGTGCTGCACTGCAAAAAAGCCATTAAACTCATAATTTTGAGATGCTTCGCGCCGAGACTGCGGAATCCGGATGTTTTCTCGCGGCGCAGTGCAGCATCGAAATTTTGATATCTTAACATTTTTCTCTGGCGCGGTTTGCCGATGATGTTAAAACAGGCGAGGGCAAATCGCCGGAAGGACAAGCAGCTTGGAATCCGAAGAGGCGCAACATTTGTCGAAGGCGGACCATCGCCGTTCGGAAATCATCCGCATTCTGATGGAAAGCGGAACGGCGCAGATCAAGGACCTGGCCGTCCAGCTCGACGTATCGCTGATGACCATCCACCGCGATCTCAACGATCTGCATGACCAGGGGCTGGTGCGGCGTATTCGTGGCGCCGTCTCGGTAGAGAAGTCGATGCTGTTCGAGAGCAGCTACCTTTACCGGGCGCGTCAGCACGTGGAGGAGAAGCGCCGGCTGGCGCGCGCCGCGGCCGCCCATATCGAACCCGGCAACGCCATCGTCTGGGACGACAGTTCGACGACCTTCCATGTGTGCGACTTCATCGAGCAGGTGACGCCGATAACCGTCATCACCAATGCGCTGCCCGTGATGGAGCGGCTGCGCGACAAGCAGGACGTCGAACTGATCGGACTGGGCGGCAAATACCACCGCGTCTACAACGGCTTTTTCGGCATAGCCTGCGAAAGGGCGATCCGCTCCTACCATGTCGATGTGGCGTTGATGTCGACGACCACCATCCAGGGCATGTCCCTCTATACGCAGGACGAACAGGTCGTGCGCTCCAAGCAGGCCATGATGGAGATCGCGCGCAAGAAAATCCTTCTTGTCGACGAGAGCAAATTCCACTTCTCGGCTCTCAATTACGTGGCCGAACTCACGGCATTCGATGTGGTCCTGGTTTCGCAATCGGTCGACCGCGACATCGTGCAGAACATGAAGGAAGCGGGCGTCAGGCTGGAGCTTGTCTGACCGGGCCGCGTCCCACCCGAAGGAATGAAAGAAATGTCTGAAATCGGTAAGGCACGCCGGCTTGCCCGGTTGCTCAACAAGAATTCGGGGCGAATGCTCTGTGTTCCGCTCGACCACGGCATGCAGGTCGGACCGATCGCCGGCATCGCGGATCCCGCGCCTTTGATCGACATCGTGGTGGAGGCAGGGGTCGACGCGGTCATCGTCAATCCCGGCATGCTCTTGCGTCACGGCCACCGCCTGGCAGGCGGGCCCGCCGTAATCCTGCGCCTCAACCAGACGACCATGTGGCGCCACGGGACGCCGACAGGGTATGCGGACACGCACAGTCGTCTCGTCGCGACGGTGGAGGAAGCCGTGCAAATGGGCGCCGAAGCGGTGATCACCTACCTCTTCACCTGCAACAACCGTCCGGAGGAGGAAACGAAATCGTTTGAAACCGCGGGCATCGTCGCTTCCGAATGCCGGAAATGGGGTGTCGTGCACGTCATCGAGGCGATGGCGGCAAAGGGCGGCTTCGCGCGCGCCAACGACCCGGCCGTGGTGGCGATGAACTGCCGCATGGCCGGCGAGCTCGGCGCCGACATGATCAAGACCGACTGGTGCGAACCAGAGCGCTTCGCCGACATTGCCAGGCAATCGCTGGCGCCCATCGCTGTCGCGGGCGGCCCCGCCTTGGCCACCCTGGCGGGTACGCTGCAGTTCGCAAAGGACACGATCAGCGCCGGCGCGACCGGCCTGATGTTCGGACGCAACGTGTTCCAGCAGGCTGATGTCGCGGCAACTCTGGCGAGATTGGCGGACGTGGTTCATGATCGCTCGGAACTCCAGGGCGATCCTTGCGCGATGCCGTTGGGGGCGGGATAGACGGAAGGCCGGTTTTCGCCGTTGCCTCAATAACAAAATGTTATACGGTGGCCCTGCATCAAGCCCAGGGAGCCGGTTTGGACCTTCGTCAGCTTAGATATTTTTCCCAGGTCGTGGAGAGCGGCTCGTTTTCCAAGGCCGCGACGCAGCTGCACGTGGCGCAGCCGGCGTTGAGCCAGCATGTCCGGCACATGGAAGAGGAGCTTGGCCTCTCTCTCCTGCATCGCGGGCCGCATGGGGTCAGCGCGACGGAGGCCGG is part of the Mesorhizobium loti genome and encodes:
- a CDS encoding carbohydrate ABC transporter permease, which gives rise to MTHSKTSTMDLAGRWLVLGLLAIYTVYNVGPIFWLLLSSFKSRMDFFTMPPKLFFTPDFSGYQAVFGIGAAKDSASAVGVLDSLINSIIVSVAGTSLAVFFGTLAGYVCSRFNFIGKGDFMFFVLSTRMLPPVAVLVFYHLMFARLGLADTRIGLVLVSIFANVGLATWIMKGFFDGVPKEVEQIAIVNGYTRMYAFLKLVLPMVKGGIAATAGFCFIFAWNEFAFASILTTTQAKTLPVKISAASGATGIEWTQICAAGVVLIIPVLIFFYLIRKHLLMGMTFGVLGRR
- a CDS encoding ABC transporter substrate-binding protein, which translates into the protein MNMAMRTRLLTSAAALAAALAATAGSARATDLTFVWHAGTCADALTTIAKDYPDKSVRIVPALVPYGPQWHDKIASEFAIQGDAFDFAMWDSQSTAEFAQHAVKLNDIFEKSTYLKADIFPAASLSRYGEYPDGSGQFFGLPANQDAYGLTYRKDLFEDPKEKEAFKAKYGRDLVVPQTYQDAKQVAEFFTRPDQGLYGWGQMGGRDYDFATTASNSFLWSFGGELYNPETMEVKGYLDSPASVDGVQAYVDMFKYGPPGSTNWGFDEVNTAIQQGQVAMAMQWFYFNGSNVDPKVSKFADKIAFGVLPGAVGRDKKFRRQFSVGGQGMGINKYSKKLPELTKFMEWYFQPEQQKRYAAVCQTGLKQVLESPDWQGLNSYNRQFSTALQYLNDYWHLPEYPVLLDELQQEISNAATGAKTVQQALSDAAEKNERTLQRAGYEIKRGDKTPEVPDEVISPVGVDAVVPVE
- a CDS encoding carbohydrate ABC transporter permease, which translates into the protein MTATNTPLAPEAQAAAHAARQTQLRKRSSGRMMIFGFLSPTLAILIFMVAYPIFSLIYYSFFNFSALRQGTMKPVGFNNYKFLLSDPDLWDRFIFTGKFVFICVTLQMLIGIFVGYQMQKNFRGRDVIFTMLMMPMMLSPVVVGFLWRYMLNSEWGVINFLVSSVGFSKVDWLGQTSPALWAAAAADTWMWTPFIVLLATAAFRGIPETIYEAAEVDGASPAYRFFRITLPMSAPVLFIALILRLIDSFKQYDLFVALTGGGPGSSTETVSFSVAKTAFSYFYTGEASALAVILLVIIIGLSMILVRHLTKMGEKY
- a CDS encoding class I fructose-bisphosphate aldolase, with the protein product MSEIGKARRLARLLNKNSGRMLCVPLDHGMQVGPIAGIADPAPLIDIVVEAGVDAVIVNPGMLLRHGHRLAGGPAVILRLNQTTMWRHGTPTGYADTHSRLVATVEEAVQMGAEAVITYLFTCNNRPEEETKSFETAGIVASECRKWGVVHVIEAMAAKGGFARANDPAVVAMNCRMAGELGADMIKTDWCEPERFADIARQSLAPIAVAGGPALATLAGTLQFAKDTISAGATGLMFGRNVFQQADVAATLARLADVVHDRSELQGDPCAMPLGAG
- a CDS encoding DeoR/GlpR family DNA-binding transcription regulator, which translates into the protein MESEEAQHLSKADHRRSEIIRILMESGTAQIKDLAVQLDVSLMTIHRDLNDLHDQGLVRRIRGAVSVEKSMLFESSYLYRARQHVEEKRRLARAAAAHIEPGNAIVWDDSSTTFHVCDFIEQVTPITVITNALPVMERLRDKQDVELIGLGGKYHRVYNGFFGIACERAIRSYHVDVALMSTTTIQGMSLYTQDEQVVRSKQAMMEIARKKILLVDESKFHFSALNYVAELTAFDVVLVSQSVDRDIVQNMKEAGVRLELV
- a CDS encoding ABC transporter ATP-binding protein, yielding MAEITLRNLSIQFGAFKAVDDVSLTVKNGEFVVYLGPSGCGKTTTLRCIAGLVKATSGDVLFDGAAVNDLSASERNIAMVFQFVSLYPHLSIKENIVFPLKARGVARAEITRKLDWVTDIFKLGDELARYPGALPPGARQKVALARAVIRDPAVLLLDEPLSAIDEQFREEMRWELGHLQRQLGVTTIYVTHDQREAMSLADRIVLMNNSRIVQVSNPDRMFFEPVDIFAGQFIGSPSMNLIDLAPVEGGLRLGDSDVTLTAARDRLPDWALSSKRPLKLGVRPLNVHLTDDPAAGVAIAVDDVFSIGRERFFSFRIGDTIHQGVDKRRSPSGSVMRVHFDPDGLLFFDAATGRRVDAEVAA